The segment CTCCACCTTCACAATACTTCTTGATCCATCCTGTCAAGAGTTGTGAACCCTGCTTGACGGTTTCCCAGTCTTGCACTCCGTGACCATGGAGAGCCTTGATGCGCTCTGCCTTGATACGTTCTGCGAGTGCCATCGTTTCCTTGTTCTGCTCCTTGCAGAGTGGATTGACCTCAGGAATGATATAGAGTTTCAGATACTCATACTTTCTGACTCCCTTCCAGTAGATGTCAAGATAGATACTCTTGTTGCCATCTGCGAGAGGTTTGAGACGAATCTTAATCGGCTCCTTCAGTTTGACTTGTTTCTTTGGTCTTGCCATGCTTGTTTATATTTTATTTTGGTAATTTACTCCCGAAAGAAGGGAAAATGAATTTTGCAGAGGGTCTGCGAGGGTTGGGCTTTTCGGATGCTGATATATCGTTTCTGCATCGTGATTATGCCTTTGAAAGCATGTGCAAAGATATGAAAATCAAGCCATATATGAGAAACAAATCAGAAACAAAAATCATTTTATTATATCTTTTTAAGAGTCGGTTGAGCAAGAATCGGAAAAATCAAAAAATCGCTTATTCGCTTGATACTAAGCACTTTATTTGTCACTTCCTTTCTTATCCTTTCCAACCAATTTTGGAGGACTAAGATATTTTTCACATCCTAGTCAAGAGATCATCATGTCGGTGTCATGATGTTCTCTTGACTAAGGCAAACCTTTATCATATCGGTGTCATATCAGATACCTTTATAAACATAAAGCATACCCCAAACGACATAAAAAAAGCCCACCTACATGAGATGGGCTTCCATTTTATTATTATGAAAATTAATGCTTGTTCATATTTAAACCTAGTTCAAACTCTTCTGTTTTCCCAAATAAATCATCTACTTGCTCAAAAATAGATTTAATATCAGGTTGTAAGCTCTCTGGTATGACACCTGATTCTAAAATATTTGGAACCATCTTCATATACTTCTTAACAAACTCTAAATCTACATAGCATTCTAGTTCTGTATCATTTTTATCTAAATCATAAGAGATCACAAAAGGTTCTTTCATATATTTTGTCATCATTTCGATAGACATCTCATCTGTTACCTTAGCTTCTTTAATAATAGCATCGGCATGCAACTGTACTGATAACTTTTCTTTAGGAAGAACTTTATAAGTAGCTAATCCTTTTACAGATTCTGTAAATTCTGTAGCTTGTTGATCTTTATAGGAAGCTGTAATATGACCATCTTTATGAAAAGTAACAGTCTCTATAACACCTTTCAACATAGGGCTACCAAACATCTGAGCTAAACTAATCAAATTGCTTATTTCCATATCTTGCTCTTCCTCAGTAACACCAGGAATAACAGGCAAAACAATTTTAAAATCTTTTACCCCCTCTTTGGCTTCCCATTCAAAAATCAAAGGTGAAGTTGAATCTAAATTCCAGGTTCCAACAAGCTTACTAGTTTCTTCTTCTGGATTTTTATTATCATCATCGTCACTACTACATGCCGAGAACAATCCGATTACGCCAAATAGCATTAAAAGTGTAAATAAATTTTTCTTCATTTTATTCTTATTTTAATAATTACAATTTGTATTAAACACAAAGATAGTTAAGATAACACCAGTCAAACAAGGTTTAGAAAGATAAATTGATGTTCTTTTCTTAATAACAGGAGATTTATATAGATTTATTCTAAACAATATGCCTATCTTGGGTCTATATATTTTATTATATTTGTAATAAACACATAGTTAAAAACTAATATCGAGCTAAATATGTTCAACTCATTTGGTAAT is part of the Bacteroides coprosuis DSM 18011 genome and harbors:
- a CDS encoding hypothetical protein (KEGG: bvu:BVU_0249 hypothetical protein~SPTR: Putative uncharacterized protein;~IMG reference gene:2504105755) yields the protein MKKNLFTLLMLFGVIGLFSACSSDDDDNKNPEEETSKLVGTWNLDSTSPLIFEWEAKEGVKDFKIVLPVIPGVTEEEQDMEISNLISLAQMFGSPMLKGVIETVTFHKDGHITASYKDQQATEFTESVKGLATYKVLPKEKLSVQLHADAIIKEAKVTDEMSIEMMTKYMKEPFVISYDLDKNDTELECYVDLEFVKKYMKMVPNILESGVIPESLQPDIKSIFEQVDDLFGKTEEFELGLNMNKH